From a single Nicotiana tomentosiformis chromosome 2, ASM39032v3, whole genome shotgun sequence genomic region:
- the LOC104108939 gene encoding UDP-glycosyltransferase 86A1-like — MNQIDQKPHAILFPYPLQGHVIPFVNLAIKLASNGFTITFVNTQSVHYQISKARLENGVEGDDLFSSARKLGLDIRDVTIYDGFPIDFDRSLNHDKYFEAILNDFGSHVDELVENLVLSNPPPNILVADTFYIWPSTIAKKYNLVNVSYWTEPALVLSVYYHLDLLRQNGHYDCIDKRQDVIDYIPGVKAIKPTDLASYLQSNDTKMVANRIIHRAIFTDVKKAEYIICNTVQQLESETIAALQEKQPVYAIGPLFSPGFTKSSVKTSLWSESDCTNWLDAKPCGSVIYVSFGSYAHTTKQNIMEIARGLVVSEVNFLWVLRPDIVSSEETDYLPIGYEEFIKDRGLIVPWCCQTAVISHPAVGGFLTHCGWNSILESIWCSVPFICFPLLTDQFTNRKIVVDDWKIGINLCDKESITRDEVSEKVKLLLRGKVAEEMKQQIKKVRKTLEDAVAINGSSQVNFTKFIDDLKSKIPKKNVVALESEAQQLNR, encoded by the exons ATGAACCAAATTGACCAAAAGCCTCATGCTATATTGTTTCCTTACCCTCTCCAAGGTCATGTAATTCCCTTTGTTAATCTAGCCATCAAACTTGCATCCAATGGCTTCACCATCACTTTTGTAAACACTCAATCAGTTCACTACCAAATATCCAAAGCCCGGCTAGAAAATGGTGTCGAGGGCGACGATCTTTTCTCGAGTGCACGAAAATTAGGCCTGGATATCCGTGATGTGACAATTTACGATGGTTTCCCTATAGATTTTGATAGATCACTTAACCATGATAAATATTTTGAAGCTATACTAAATGACTTTGGTTCCCATGTTGATGAGCTTGTTGAAAACTTAGTCCTCTCAAATCCACCACCAAATATACTAGTTGCTGATACTTTTTATATATGGCCATCTACCATAGCTAAGAAGTATAATTTGGTGAATGTCTCGTATTGGACGGAACCAGCTCTTGTTTTAAGTGTGTATTATCACTTAGACCTGCTAAGACAAAATGGCCACTACGATTGTATTG ACAAACGCCAGGACGTCATAGATTACATACCAGGAGTGAAGGCAATAAAGCCAACAGATTTAGCTTCTTATCTTCAGTCTAATGATACAAAAATGGTGGCGAACCGAATAATCCACAGAGCAATATTCACAGATGTGAAAAAAGCAGAATATATCATTTGTAACACCGTGCAACAACTCGAATCCGAAACCATTGCAGCATTACAAGAGAAGCAGCCTGTTTATGCAATTGGACCACTTTTCTCCCCTGGCTTCACCAAGAGCTCAGTGAAAACGAGTCTGTGGTCCGAGTCCGATTGCACCAATTGGCTCGACGCCAAGCCTTGTGGCTCAGTCATATATGTATCATTCGGAAGCTATGCTCACACTACTAAACAAAATATAATGGAAATTGCACGTGGCCTAGTGGTCAGTGAAGTAAATTTCCTTTGGGTGCTTCGTCCTGATATTGTTAGTTCGGAAGAAACTGATTATTTACCAATTGGTTACGAAGAATTTATTAAGGATCGAGGGTTAATTGTGCCGTGGTGTTGTCAAACTGCGGTAATTTCTCATCCAGCAGTCGGAGGATTCTTGACTCATTGCGGTTGGAATTCGATCTTGGAAAGTATATGGTGTTCTGTTCCGTTTATTTGTTTTCCTTTGCTGACTGATCAATTTACTAATCGGAAAATAGTGGTTGATGATTGGAAGATCGGGATTAATCTTTGTGATAAGGAATCAATTACGAGGGACGAAGTGTCAGAGAAAGTTAAACTTTTGTTGAGAGGAAAAGTAGCAGAAGAAATGAAGCAACAAATCAAGAAAGTCAGGAAAACATTAGAGGATGCAGTGGCGATAAATGGATCATCTCAAGTGAATTTTACAAAGTTTATCGATGATTTGAAGTCAAAAATTCCAAAGAAAAATGTGGTTGCCTTAGAATCTGAGGCTCAGCAATTAAACCGTTAA